The genomic interval GGGGTGCGGGGCCCGGTGAGCCGCCAGGGAGTAGAGCTGGTCGGCGCGGACAGTTCCGTCCGCGTCCGCGGGCAGGGTGCCGGGGTCGGTGTCAGCCACGAGGTCGCGTACGAGGCCGGCGAGGGCGCGGGCGGACATGCCGCGGGCGCCGAGCAGGACTGAGGCCGTGACGGCGAGCCGTTCGGCGACGGCGTGGCCGAGGGCGGCGCTGTGGTCACACACGCGGCCGGTGCGGCCGGTGGGGCAGGAGCAGGAGAAGGCGATCTCTTCGGCCCCGGGCACGATGGCGATGCCACGGGCGTGGCCCGGGTCGGCGATGGCGGCGGGAACCCGGTTGGCGAGAAGGTCGGCGACGGCTTGGGTGTTGCCGGCGAGACGGCCGGCGAGGGTGTCCCACTGCGTTTCAGTCAGTTCGGGCAGCAGCAGAGCGGCTTGGTGGGTGGCCTTCTTTGCGGTGACGGCAGCGGCCAGGCGGCCGGGTTGCGCATGGATCTGGGCGATGGCGCCGTTGCGGTGGAGGTTGAGGCCCTTGCCGTAGGAGACGGATCCGTTGGTCGCCAGGTGGAAGGCCTGCTTCCAGGCGGCGACGAGGGGGGCCATGTTGCGGATGTTGCCGGAGCCGGTCATCGGGACCCCAGAGCGACGAGCGCGTTGAGTTCGGTGTCGTCGAGATCGGCGAGGGCGCTCTCGCCGGAGGTGAGGACCGCCTCGGTCAGGGCCCGTTTGCGAGCGAGGAGTTCGTTGATGTGGTCTTCCACGGTGCCTTCGGTGATCAGGTGGTGGACCTGCACGGTGCGGTGCTGGCCGATGCGGTGGGCGCGGTCGGTCGCCTGGTCCTCGACGGCGGGATTCCAGGGCCGGTCGTAGTGAACGACGTGCTCTGCCCGGGTGAGGGTGAGTCCGGTGCCGGCTGCCTTGACCGACAGGATGAACACCGGGGCGGGGTCGGGGTCGTTCTGGAAGGCGTCGACGAGGTCTTGGCGGCGGGCCTGGGGTGTCCCGCCGTGAAGGAAACGTACGGAGTGGCCGCGGGCACGGAGGTGCTGCTCAAGGATGCGGCCCATCTGCACGTAACCCGTGAAGATGAGTGACGCTTCGCCGCGCTCGGCCAGGGTGGGCATGAGGTCGTCCAGGGCTGCCAGCTTGCCCGAGCGGCGGGCGAGGTCCCCCGGGTCGATGTCCTCCAGCGGCTCCTTGAGGTAGAGGCTCGGGGTGTTGCAGATCTGGCGCAACGCCTGGAGCAGTTTGAGGACCAGTCCGCGGCGCTGGATCCCGGTGCTCGTGGCGATCTCGTCCATGGTGTCGCGGACAGTCGCCTCGTACATGCCGGTCTGCTCGTCGGTGAGGGCGACGATGCGGTGGTGGTGGACTTTGCCCGGCAGTTCGGGCGCGATGCCGGGATCTGACTTGCGCCTTCGCAGCATGAACGGGCTGATGAGTCGGGCGAGTTGGGCTGCGGCGGGTGCGGTGGAGTCCTTCTCGACGGCGCCGTAGCGGATGCGGAAGGCCTTGCGGGTGCCGAAGAGGGAGGGGTTGGTCCAGTCGAGGATGGCCCACAGCTCGGTGATGTTGTTCTCCACCGGGGTGCCGGTGACCGCGATCCGGCTGCGGGCCGGCAGGGCGCGCAGCGCTTTGGCCGTGGCGGAGGTGGGGTTCTTGATGTGCTGGGCCTCATCCGCGACGACCAGGCCCCACTCGGCGGTGGCGAGGGCGGCGGTGTCGCGGCGCGCGGTGCCGTAGGTGGTGATGACGACCGTGTTGGGTTCGAGGGCGTCCCGGTTGAGGGTCCGACCGGCGCCGTGGTAGCGCACAACCGTGGTGGAGGGCGCGAAGCGGGCGATCTCGCGTTCCCAGTTCGTGATGAGGGAGGCCGGGCAGACCACCAGCGTCGGGCCGGTGGCACCGGCGGTCTCGGCGCGGCTCAGGTGCAGGGCGATGGTCGTCAGGGTCTTGCCGAGCCCCATGTCGTCGGCGAGCAAGCAGCCGAAGCCCAGGTCGACCATGTTCGCCAGCCAGCCCAGGGCGCGTTGCTGGTAGTGGCGCAGCGTCGCTTTCAGAGCGATCGGTGGCGGGGTGGGCCGGGCATCGTCGGGTGCTTGGCGCAGCGCGTCGATGAGGGTGGCCAGCGCGCCGGCGGGTCGGGCTTCGAGCGCTTCGCCGTCGAGGGTGAGCGTGCCGGACAGGGCGGCGGTCAGCGCGTCGAGGGACGGCAGGGGCGCGAGGTCGCGGGCTCGGGCTCGACCGGCGGTGACTGCGTCGACGAGGAGCCAGCGTCCGCGCAGCCGGATCAGCGGCCAGGCGGCGTCGGCGAGCGCGGTCATCTCCTGTTCGGTCAACGGTTCGCCGTCGAGGTTGATGTGCCAGCGGCAGTCCACCAGCCGGTTCAGGGCCAGGTAGCCGCTGCCCGTCGTGCCCTCGTCCCCGTCGTAGGGGCCGCGGGTGCCGAGCACGGCGGTGGCGGTGAGGGCCCCGAGGAGGGTGGAGGGCCACTGCACGGTGATGCCGGCCTCGCCGAGCGGTGCGGTGGCGTGGTCGTGGAGATGGGCCAGGTCCTCGGCGGTTAGGGAGAGGCGGTGGGGGCGTTCCTGGGCGGCGAGTTGGGCCAGGGGCGGGAAGTGCCGTGCGGCGCGGCGTAGCGTGCGCCGCACGCCGGGCAGTACTGCGGGGGTGAGGTCGGCGTGGGTGTGCTGTCCGTCCCAGACGGTGATCGCCACGACGGTCTCGTCCTGGCCACCGGCGGCCAGGTGGAGAACGGCCAGAGCGGCTGGAGCCGGACCGTTTGCGTCGGGATCCTTGATACGCAGGACCAGGCGCGGCGAGGGGTGG from Streptomyces sp. AM 4-1-1 carries:
- a CDS encoding SNF2-related protein, which encodes MSIDRLQPISPAALATRNPHPEIPASRAETAEGPTLSLMDAETFRSTLQRAVAQGAPAAAIAAEAVHRIARGHLDVAALRTVLLDTAEAQIWAPVRQAAILAVAASPAMAPSIISMHGQMLRTPAATVREGQGDDGLPFFVAQATFAPTGRDVTGSVQQARTRKAARQQAMAALIAALAGLPDPLADRVVQNWSWDTPAVPLRAAAPAGDSNAVSVLNEFHQAGHITRPDYRPPTPSPSGFAATVTAVHRGQQLIGEGTGSSKRQARAEAADRLLKALEKALGADEPQPQAAPEPTTSPLPPAAPAPPALNQEPPPALTAGPADLFAAHRAIEQALADGAALTLLPSRHPARTSWMLFQPDGTHLPLLDSMSAPLQPVTRDLVLAGTGGIMPRRATVTGVAVPVGLALPALLTPRDSEHASVAGWRPCLRLAVACVAQQRVYPALTADGQGCWRIGPITEPLRTAVTAAAALMAPEGHCLLAGTNPIRVPSPEHAAWPLLDAVADTLLRTPAAATLLGSGPHTGPADQDANPTPELWRWADAIEDGVDPHPSPRLVLRIKDPDANGPAPAALAVLHLAAGGQDETVVAITVWDGQHTHADLTPAVLPGVRRTLRRAARHFPPLAQLAAQERPHRLSLTAEDLAHLHDHATAPLGEAGITVQWPSTLLGALTATAVLGTRGPYDGDEGTTGSGYLALNRLVDCRWHINLDGEPLTEQEMTALADAAWPLIRLRGRWLLVDAVTAGRARARDLAPLPSLDALTAALSGTLTLDGEALEARPAGALATLIDALRQAPDDARPTPPPIALKATLRHYQQRALGWLANMVDLGFGCLLADDMGLGKTLTTIALHLSRAETAGATGPTLVVCPASLITNWEREIARFAPSTTVVRYHGAGRTLNRDALEPNTVVITTYGTARRDTAALATAEWGLVVADEAQHIKNPTSATAKALRALPARSRIAVTGTPVENNITELWAILDWTNPSLFGTRKAFRIRYGAVEKDSTAPAAAQLARLISPFMLRRRKSDPGIAPELPGKVHHHRIVALTDEQTGMYEATVRDTMDEIATSTGIQRRGLVLKLLQALRQICNTPSLYLKEPLEDIDPGDLARRSGKLAALDDLMPTLAERGEASLIFTGYVQMGRILEQHLRARGHSVRFLHGGTPQARRQDLVDAFQNDPDPAPVFILSVKAAGTGLTLTRAEHVVHYDRPWNPAVEDQATDRAHRIGQHRTVQVHHLITEGTVEDHINELLARKRALTEAVLTSGESALADLDDTELNALVALGSR